Below is a window of Perca fluviatilis chromosome 6, GENO_Pfluv_1.0, whole genome shotgun sequence DNA.
ACCGGCCAATGTGTCCATCAACCGCCATGTGTCCCTGAGCTAAACACTGAGCCATTGTGTGAGAGCCTGGAGTATAAATCTCAGTCGTAGACAGAAAAcgttgtgttgctttttacggcAACATCCAGCCGTAAAAAAACCCTGACATGTGATATACAAGTTTGAGCTAAAACATCTTACATACGTTACATGTGGCAGTAGATTCATATCTGGTCCCTCTCGGATGGACTGCTCCACATGGCAGCGATACTCTGCCCGTCATCCTTAACGAAGGGCTTGACTCAAATCATACGCTTCCTGTCGTTACGATACCTCCTGTTTTAAGTGAAACCCTGAACAAAGTTTAGCCTAAATCCGCGGCCTGTGAAATCAATTTTTCATACGGCTGGTTACGGGTTCGTGTCAGCCgcacttttcaaaacaaagACCACATGTGTCCATTTAATGCAAACCAGACGCGTGGATGGAAGTGACCAGCCTCCAGCTGCCTGCCTCCCCTGTCTGTGTGGAGACTGAAAAATAGCCCTAGAGGGGGGGTCGCAGTGGGGGTCATTAGTGGGTTTGAAGGCATTAATCCTTGTTCTCTCCTTCTGACGTGACCCCGGGCGACCCCTGGCAGGCCTCACCACAACAAAAGGGCCAAAGGGGTGACGGCGGAAAGAAGGGAGATCAAAACAGAGCCAGAGAAGTGCGCTGCTGCATCGTCGTGGTGAAGTAAAGAGTTTTTCAGTTTGCGTCAGCAAACATTAATTTGCTGCAGTAAAAAGAAGTTTGATGTTTGAGAGTTTTGAATCGGCAGCACGGTTGAAATATTTTGCTTCAGGGACTATAAGGTCGCCTTAAATGTGGCATTAAGACAAAATACCTACAGATGGTCCATAAATCTCCCATTATTTAAATCAATTTTGCTTTTATAAAGGGATTTGCAATGTTATTGTGACCTTATTGTActttatattttcatttgtaTCATTATTACAATTATAGTACATGCAGAATATTTAATAAGCTATTTAAATGGTTTCCTTCCCAAGGGTTAGTTTTCACTTTGAGTTATTTAAGTGAGGAAAACAACCGTTTGACAACTTGACGAAACAATcacaactcaaggtccacttgcTAGGGACCCCCTCGGAAACAAGGGGTTTATCCTAATAAACTAATTTGTATACTAACTTTTCTGGGGCTTTTGACCAATTGATTTTCATATGTTGTCATGAAGATGGATCTTTTGACATGCAACTCAAAAAGTAGGTTTTATGGTTACAGATATTGCAGTTATCTGCCAGGATGTGTATAAACTCTGGAGAAAGCCAGTAAGTGGCTCTTGAGTTGGGATTATATTGTAAATCTGATTCCCAGAacacacttttttgaaacctacATATCCTAAGAGAAGAGACTATAAGACATAAGAGAAAGTCCTCATCACTGCAAATCCACAAGAAGTTGTTTTATAGAGATTAtggctttatgttttttttatttgactttggCTTGTAAAAGTttatttgggttgtgcattaattatgtttaaaaaaatatttggtgattgttaaaattgtcaagcATTCTTCCAGTTTGACAAATTGTTCTGAAAAGTGTTTCATAATATTGTGGAGAATTTGCATCATTAATATTGATTAAACTACCAAACGTAATAACTCATTAGCATTTGTTCCATCTAGCTACAACATTACAATGCTGCTTATACTCTAATCTTTAATTCTGAGGTGATTCACCTTCATtgctacttttatttatagGAGTTAACCGGATGAAACTCAGtacaaacacagaagaagaatcATTTATCTGTAAAAACACTGAGTATGAACCAAATAATGTGACCATAAGGTGACGCAAAATGCCTAACACAACTTTGGATTATCACTTGAAGATTTTCCAGAGGTTTCTTTTGTCCCATATTCACTACTGAGCTCCCAAAGGGACCTTCTTTATGATAGAGTCCCAAAAATTGGTTTCAGCACAGAATACAATTCCCAGTTGTTGGTATAGTTACTTCAAAAAAGTTGCAGTTGACTTTTACCTTAGAAACACTTTTGTCACATTTCTTTGAGTAAAACACTGGTCCGTCTCTATAGATCAGTCAGGACCAAACTTGGTGGATGATACAGAACCTGGATGTCTTTAAGGATGATGTCAGGACTAATTACCTCTTTATCTTCTTCTCCAGACtcgttttcttcttctccttcctcttcacCAGTGGTAGACTGAATATACTCAAATACTAAAGTTCAATTTTGAGTTGTTGCACCTTAGCATTTTCATTTTGACACTTTGTTCCTCCATTAAATTGCATTTCAAAGTGACATATTGTCCTTTTTTTGAACTCAActacagctttagttattagttactcCAAGATTAAGACTTTTCATACAAAACataataattttataaaatatgatgcattgttgtGAATTAAACACAATGAGTGGTCAGGAAGGAGGATCAGAACTCAGGCGCAGATTGGAGTAGGTGGGAAAGAATCTTATTTAATTGAAGCTGTGAGTGTGGGCTGGCAGTGGGGGTcctgggtccgaagatggctggactggcagtgggggtccgaagatggctggactggcagtgggggtgctgggtcccaAGAtagctggactggcagtgggggtccgaagatggctggacttgcagtgggggtgctgggtccgaagatagctggactggcagtgggggtgctgggtccgaagatggctggactggcagtgggggctGGGTCcaaagatggctggactggcggtggggtgctgggtccgaagatagctggactggcagtggtgGTGCTGGGTCCCAAGATGGCTGGACTGCGTAAGGTCGGGGTcgagatggctggactggcagtgggggtgctgggtcccaagatggctggactggcagtgggggtttGCCgaccgaagatggctggactggcagtgggggtgctgggtcccaagatggctggactggtaGTGGGGGGttgggtccgaagatggctggactggcagtgggggtgctgggtcccaagatggctggactggcagtgggggtcccaagatggctggactggcagtgggggtgctgggtcccaAGAtagctggactggcagtgggggtccgaagatggctggacttgcagtgggggtgctgggtccgaagatagctggactggcagtgggggtgctgggtccaaagatggctggactggcagtgggggtgctgggtccgaagataGCTGGACTGGCAGGGGGGTGTGGGGGCGTCCAAGAAGAtagctggactggcagtgggggtgctgggactgaagatggctggactggcagtgggggtgctgggtccgaagatggctggactggcagaggTCAGAGGGGTGCTGGATCCGAAGATgtctggactggcagtgggggtgctgggtccgaaaGATGGTTGGACTGGCAGAGGTCagagggggtgctgggtccgaagatgtCTGGACTGGCAGAGGTCAGAGGGGGTGCTGGGCTGTGTTCCTCAGTGGGGCTGCAGACTTGCTGTTCCAGTGCGTGGCGTGGCTATTGGCAGCAGAGGACTCTGAAGGGGGGTTATTCTGAGAACAGAGATCTTCCAGTTAGTAGCGTCAGGGAGCGGAGCACACAGGGAAGTACAACAACAAGAAACTAGACTAGAGACAACTCTAGAAGGCTGGTGGAAAAGCATACTCAGTGGTCAGGAACAATCCAGCAGGGAGAGGAAAGTCAGACTGGCATCTGAAGGCAGATGATGGAGCAGGATGAGTAGCAGGTGCGCTGACTGGAATTGGTACCTGGTGTGGGGAGAATCAACAGGGGGTTTTTCTCTCGCCTTGTGAACATGTAAGGggaacagaaacacagacagacagagaaaaaaaaaaaaaaaaaaacacaaacacatggcaggcataacaaaatgaagaaataaaccaaaacacattctcacacacactcacacacacacacacacacacacgcacacacacacacacacaccagactgtcACCGTGCAGAAGTCACGGCAGGCGGGGGGCGTGACATGAGCTACCTCTCGGCTAGCTACAACAATACAATGCTGCTTACTCACCACCTGCAATAATAACTCACTTTCATAAGGTATCATAAATTGTCAATTATTTATAATgaatacttttacttctaatggagtatttttacgctgtggtattgctactttaacTTAAAAGATAAGTATAAAAAGCTCCTTACGATAAAAAACTTTAAACAAAAGATGAATACAATCTACATCTGAATCAATGCAATGAAACAATAAAATGGGTTTGTCTGTTTACCtgttctcatcatcatcatgaagCAGGAACCAAACAAAGGACCAttgagcagcagcaggggggCTGGAACAGAGGCTCCTGTAGCGCCTCCTGGAGGGCACTCACCTTATGCTGAAAAACTGGTCCATGCCTTTGTCTCCTCCAGACTGGATTACTGTAACACACTTCTCATCGGGATCCCTAAGAAAAGCCTGCAGagactagcctggtcctaccagactctggtacatttcattagtacagagagtctgacctctcattgacaagtgttaacttccttgaaggcgggtactctgttgaagtttaaaactattggatctgcccagagccactcttgatctgccataaccaatcgctaacgtttggtcgtgacgtatgtcatgcgcatgtgcaacaagaggggaaaCCGACAACTATCGGCTTGCGAAATTATCATAGACattatataatggaccaatagatcccgttgctctggacggagaccagtgaaggctattagaagcacttttccggtgatctcttgctttactgcgcagcctccaactgagagagacaacgtaaatgtgacgtaagcaacgtgtctgaaagttggaagtcttctggtagctgtgccaagacaaatctcaatcattcccaatcttacagagacggagagtgtaggtatttgtaaggagataacatgggcacaggctaattattgctaactaaaatgctagttaacattagtaattaaacctaaacagctcatgtaagttgaaactgcctgtgagcttatcctgtactatacggtaattcctctactatgtgacacaatcgttagcctatttttttaaaagcgtctgctacggagccataacgtgaggtacaaggtaatggagccttttatacattttcgggtttctttagaaataaacaatggacaaacagagtctttaaacgcttcagatgtaaagttattcgctgtcaaagtgacgtcaaaatgaatggcagtcaatggaatgctaacgggaggtgatggctttgtagcatcaaaatggcgccataggaggttcgagttctgaagcgacgcttacccccttggaaaTTACGAATCCCGTTGCCCCAACGGaccgcatctttctccgccgccgtTACGGAACTCGCCGAAGGTTACcgaacctcaacgtcatcgttctcagccactccctctgttcgctgattggaccttTTAAAATTTGatcggagaaaacccaagaatatactgcgaacccagacgtagtactgaaggaaaatgaaaattgagcggaggtacgtaggagggcggagccaggctagcaagGATCCTGACAAGAGTACGAAAATACGACCACATCACACCCGTTCTCCATTCacttcactggcttcctgtttCTGCCAGGATTGAATATAATCTTTACCCACCTGTGCATCTATGGAAATGCCCCCCCACATCTGAAAGAACTACTCACCCCTCTAACTACAACTCGATCCCTCCGTTCAACAAACTCAGACCGCCTCCTTCTCCCCAGGACTAATCTCAGCACCGTGGCTGATCGGGCTTTCTGTTCTGACGCTCTTCCGATCTGGAATGCCCTCCCCGACCGTCTGAGGGCACCTCAAACTAttgagacttttaaaaaaacgaCTAAAAACATTTCTATTTAGCAGAACTTATGAGTTTTAATTAACCCTGCAAGTCGTTGCGCtgtctttttgtattttatattgatgtttttacCATGCTTTTACGATCTTaactgtagcactttgagatttgctccaaatgtaaagtgcattacaaataaaatctattattaAATCTATTATTAAGTCTCATCGGGACTCAGGACCCACTCCACCTGTGAGCCATTGATCTAATCCAATGTTTCTCAtaagggggtacgtgtccccctaggggtactttggagaactgcagggggtacgtgacattttttgcaaaatgtttttcagttataagactgtagttacttctactctttttgttgctttttcaaagtttttgtcgctgtttctgaagtttgtcacctttttttttttaaggttttgtcgtttgttttgacctattcttgcctttcttccgtacttttttctactgtctttttttctttgaagtgcattttttaaagataattttttttgcccattttcagcctttatttctacaggacagctgaagacatgaaagggaagagagagggggaacgacatgcagcaaaaggctgcaggtcggagtcgaacccaggcccgctgcgtgctatccaggcgcccttcttaaaagtttttgtctcttttttcaaagttttattctgcttttttcaaagtttgtcgcTTAGGCTATTAgaatttttcacttttgtgccctagtgttgccttccttctttctactgtgttttttttataagtttttattagtattttcaacctattcttgccttactttcttctttctactgtctttAGGGTCTAACCCTAAGGTCTCTACCAGAACCTAACCAAAGCTAAATTAGGATAGGTGTTGGGCTAACCTTGGTTATATTAGCCTAGGTTAGGATGAATTAGATTGGGTCAGGTGGCTTTAAGTTAGGACACTGTTATTTGCACAATGCTCTTTGACTGTATAATTGAATTAAAGCCAACATATACAAGGATATTTGATGGtggttgctaatgttttaaaagaatattttacttttctttacttCTGTTTTGTCAAATCTGAAATGTTTGCCGTCTCCCTCAATTACCTCTCTCTATTTGGTGCCATTTTTCCGATTGCTCTACTTTTATCTTAATTGATATAAATATGTGACCTGATTGGCAGTGGCCAGTAGAGAAAATTTAACATAGCTCGGTATTCTGAGTTGCTGCATAACTCAGAGATATTCTCCATCTTCTTCGCATTTATTTCCTTCCTCTCTACCTTCAGTCTTTGCTTCCTCACTTCCCTCTCCACCTTAAAttcttgtctgtgtttgtacAGGACCAGCTCCCTCCTTCGGTCAAGCAGACGTtctttttctgccattttctcTGGATTTCTGAGGGGATCTGTAACCAAAAGAATATGAAAGGTTAAGTCTGGAGTCCAGTTGTACACTCGCACCCCTCCCAAAAGGGAATAGTCAACAGATTTGTTTTGTTGCAAGTTGTTAAAAATATATGTTGGCCTGGCACCATAAGTGAGATAAGAGCTATCTTAGCTAACACCTCTAATTAACACACcttgtgtgtttcattgtaacggttcaatgtaatgtaattagcCTGTAGTAGTCACGTGGGCTGGTTTCCcgactacttttacttactttcAATGAATTTAGTGAATAATAATTTCACTTTTTAGGACTTTAAATtaaggacttttacttgtaatagagttctttttttttttttttacatagtggTGTTGGAACTTTTACCAGTGAAGAAATTGAATACTTGTTCCACCACTGATCTACTGTGATCTAAAAGGAGGCTATACATATACCTGTATGACATTTTATGTGACAAAATGTAAGTTTACTTTCTTACCATGACGCAGACAGTAGCGCTCATCCACAAAGGTTGATTGGATGTCCCTGGCAATGCGGTCTATCTTGCAATTGAGCCACCAAATGTACATTCTTGAACGCAGACTAAAcgttttcctctccttctcctggttctttctcttcatcttttcacacctgtctctttctctttttaaaccctcctcctccaaatgctgcttttctctttcaATGAACTCCCTCTCCTTTCTTGCACTCAGATTGATAGATAAAGGGCTCTCAGCCCTTCGTTCTTGCTGCCTCCTTGTGGCAGAAGGCTCGTCGTCTTCAGAAGACGAAGATGTAGAGGAAGGGCTGTCACCACTTCGTCCGTCCTGCCTCAAGGTGTTTGAAGGGTTGAAATCTCCACGAGAAAAAGGTCTCTCACCCCTTCGTATGTGCTCCCACCAGATGGTAGGCTGGTCAATGTCAATGCAGGGCAAATGGTTCTCACCAATTCCTCCATTCTGCCTAAAGGTGGTAGAAAGGTTGATGTCTACAAAGGACAAAGGACTTCCTTGTTGCTGCCTCCTTGTGGTAGAAGGCTCATCATCTTCAGAAGATGAAGACGAAGGGCTCTCACCCCTTCGTGCTTGCTGCCGCCTTGGAGTAGAAGGCTGACTGTCTTCTGAAGATGAAGAGGAAGGTCTCTCTGCCCTTTGTTCTTGCTGCCTGGTGGTAGAGGGCTTGTTTTCTGCACGAGACAAAGGGCTCTCAGCCTTTCTCCTGCGCTCCATTGCCTTTAGTCTTTGCTTCCTCACTTCCCTCTCCACCTTAAATTCTTGTCTGCGTTTGTACACGACCAGCTCCCTCCTTCGGTCAAGCAGACGTtctttttctgccattttctcTGGATTTCTGAGGAGATCTGTAACCAAAAGAATATGAAAGGTTAAGTCTGGAGTCCAGTTGTACACTCGCACCCCTCCCAAAAGGAAATAGTCAACAGATTTGTTTTGTTGCAAGTTGTTAAAAATATATGTTGGCCTGGCGCCATAAGTGAGATAAGAGCTATCTTAGCTAACACCTCTAATTAACACACcttgtgtgtttcattgtaacggttcaatgtaatgtaattagcCGATATTAGTTACGTGGGCTGGTTTTCcgactacttttacttactttcaatgaattttttttttttttttacatagtggTGTTGGAACTTTTACTAGTGAAGAAATTGAATACTTGTTCCACCACTGATCTACTGTGATCTGAAAGGAGGCTATACATACACCTGTATGACATTTTATGTGACAAAATGTAAGTTTACTTTCTTACCATGACGCAGGAGGTAGCTCTCATCCACAAAGGTCGATTGGATGTCCCTGGCAATGCGGTCTATCTTGCAATTGAGCCACCAAATGTACATTCTTGAACGCAGACCAAACGTTTTGCTCTCCTTCTCCTGGttctttctcttcatcttttCACAACTCTCTCTTTCCAAACGCTGCTTTTCTCTATCAATGATCTCCCTCTCCTTACTTGCACTCAGATTGATAGATAAAGGGCTTCTTTCTTGCTGCCTCCTTGTGGTagatgaagaagatgaagaggaaggTCTCTCAGCCCTTCGTTCTTGCTGCCTGGTGGTAGAACGCTGGTCATCTTCAGAAGATGACGACGAAGGGCTCTCAAACCTTCGTACTTGCTGCCTGGTGGTAGAAGGCTCATCATCTTcagaagaggaagacaaagagctcTCTCCCCTTTGTCTGCTCTCCTTCATGATGGCAGAAGGGTTGGTGCCCACGATGAACAGAGAGCTCACATCCCTTCGTACTAGCAGCCTGGTGGCACAACGCTGGTCATCTTCAGAAGATGACGACGAAGGGCTCTCACCTCTCCATGCTTGCTGCCGCCTTGGAAAAGAAGGCTGCTTGTCTTCAGAGGATGAAGAAGTAGGGCTCACAAACCTTCGTACTGGCTGCCTGGTGGTAGAACGCTGGTCATCTTcagaagaggaagacaaagagctcTCACCCCTTTGCCTGCGCTCCTTCGTGATGGTAGAAGGCTTGGTGCCCACGATGAACAGAGAGCTCACATCCCTTCGTACTAGCAGCCTGGTGGCACAACGCTGGTCATCTTCAGAAGATGACGACGAAGGGCTCTCACCTCTCCATGCTTGCTGCCGCCTTGGAAAAGAAGGCTGCTTGTCTTCAGAGGATGAAGAAGTAGGGCTCACAAACCTTCGTACTGGCTGCCTGGTGGTAGAACGCTGGTCATCTTcagaagaggaagacaaagagctcTCACCCCTTTGCCTGCGCTCCTTCGTGATGGCAGAAGGGTTGGTGCCCACGATGAACAGAGAGCTCACATCCCTTCGCACTAGCAGCCTGGTGGCACAACGCTGGTCATCTTCAGAAGATGACGACGAAGGGCTCTCACCTCTCCATGCTTGCTGCCGCCTTGGAGTAGTAGGCTGCTTGTCttcagaggatgaagaggaagggcTCTCAAACCTTCGTACTCGCTGCCTGGTGGTAGAACGCTCATCGTCTTcagaagaggaagacaaagagctcTCACCTCTCCATGCTTGCTGCCGCCTTGGAGTAGAAGGCTGCTTGTCTTCAGAGGATGAAGTAGAAGGGCTCTCACCCCTTCGTACTTGCTGCCTGGTGGTAGAGGGCTTGTGTTCTGTACAAGACAAAGGGCTCTCACCCTTTCGCCTACGCTCCTTCATGGTGGTAGAAGGGTTGGTGCCCACGATGAACAAAGATCTCACATCCCTTCGTTCTTGCTGCCTGGTGATAGAGGGCTGGTTTTCTGCACAAGACAAAGGGCCCTCACCCCTTTGCCTGCGCTCCTTCACGATGGTAGAAGGGTTGGTGCCTCCACTAGACGAAGGTCTCTCACACCATCGTCCGTGCTCCCTCAAGATGGTGGGAGGGTTGAGGTCTTCAGGAGACAAAGGTCTCTCACTCCTTCGTTTGGACTTCTTCAAAGAAGAGTCCATACCTCCTGAAGACCGAGGTCTTGCAAAAAATTTTAGTCCAAAAATGGATCTAAACATTTTCTTGATGATTTTTCGTTGTATATTGGCGTTGTGAAACTGcaagtacaaacacacaaacacacacagcaattacTTCACTGATAATCACATTATTGTTTCAAGCACTAAGCAAGTTATTTCACTTAACTAAACCTTCTAACTGAACTTAAATAAACTGAGAAATATTTCTCTGGTCACACATCATTAATGCAATGTGCTTgataaaaaaatgcaaaaggtCTGCCACAAATatcacttagaataataataataataattatacttATATGATATAGACTTCAGACTGCAGTAtaatgtactttcaaataaataaatcaagtaTTAATGTATGTCAGACACATAAACAGTACATTTATCCATTGACATACTATAGCTACACCTAGGCTACAGCAGTGACAGACTGGGATCAAAAAACGGCCTTTGGCATTAGCAACACACAGGCCCTGTTTTCAACCTACACCAacccatagaaataaaaatggatagaaaggccatttccattcaaatcaacgtaGCAGAAAGGTGTACCGTTGCCATGTTAAAGTATAAACTTCAACAAACCGTGGAGTAGTAACGTTACGAGGCAGAAAGCCAGCCGCTAAATTAGTCAAATTAACTTaatgccattttatttctatgcacCAACGTCAAATAAATGTCATAAAACAtatcaaaaacaacaacataaaaagcaaaaatgtgCAGTTTAACATCTTAAAGCATCTGCAGACCACTAGGTGGCGTTGCTACGACATGATACGCTCCACTAAAGGCACAGCCACCACAAATACAACGGCTCGACGTTAAAgcacactagctagctagctacataattcaacagctccaccaaaacacGGAAAGAGCAATGCACGGCCACAGTTCAAATTACAACAGTTTCACCAAAATATGCAGCTACTAACGTTAATATTATCTGAAGCAACACACTCCTTTTGTttggaaaataaatcacttAATTTAGCACATTTTTCACCAGAAGCCAACcgtgctttctttgttttctctctctttttctcggCTCCCCCCTTTTGGTCGTTTCGTGCCGCGATTCGGcgctaaaaaaacattttgaaactatcataagccctattcgcacgggataagtattacctggggaccttttgtagtttataaatgacccccacacgtctgtatttcgtctggcgcattcacacgggataactgaagtctgtattttactcaaatttacagacattatcccccggatatgatgtcaaaacttttcatttataattgacaacgcagccagttagaccccaaatcacagagatgccgattcgcacgggactaatattatcacaggacctccgttttcggcgaaatatggtaggtcatttgcgggggaattattactttacaaattacagacatgaccgattcgcacgggattaagatcacagacaacctccgcgattattacaaatgactggaggtcaccaggtaatacttatcccgtgcgaatagggctataGACTTCTCGCCGTTCACGGGTACATGGTACTGTaaacattcccatggcaacagcgACTTAGACCAAACAATGACGTCGTTGcaacgcttaggattgtgggtaacgATCGCgaataaaaataactttttgaaaaataactttttgaaaaataactttttgaaaaataattttttttaaaataactttttgaaaaataactttttgaaaaataagataaattgttgatattattttattattattatatatattgtattcaCTGTAacacaacaagacatttttgttttagatacaACAACCCACAGATCATTTTAAAACAGGACGTATTTAGTCATACCTTTCAGAAATAATCTTTAATTCACATGTGATCTGTGATAGAAGCTGCAGAATGTCACAAGTGCAGGGACTGCAAACCTCTTAGCTAGTCAATTCAAAGAGTCAATTTACTTTGGTCAATTTAAAGTGTCCTCGAGTGCAAGAAAACATTACACATGCAGTCAATTTTGTGCACGTGCAATTTAGGCAACacgtaatgcaacatttaataattaaaattgTTTTGTGCAAGAGACAAAATGCATTTGCATCTCCTGATCACAGACAGCACATCTGATAGCTGGAATAAAGCTaactgataaaaaaatatatatttatttgacagaaacATGTGAGGAAAGTAAATGTACTTCTTCCCCAACAAAATAGGGCTCTAGTTAACAGAAAGCGTTGAgtaaaaaagtagttttagcTGTGCTGTAAAGTGCGACTTACCTCTCCAAATGATTGTGTTGAAAGGAACTCTGTGTGCCagttctgttgttttgttttgttttttaattttaaataaaagcagAGGTTGAGTCTACCGTTATGAAAAGTGTACGTTCAGTTACGGGTTCTGATTCGTCGACTGACCGTAGTCTCCCCCAATTAAATCGCTCAGTTTGACTGTAGACTACCACAGCCTACCAATCACACACCGACATTCAAAGCTGAACCTGCCGCCGCTGCGGTCAACGGAGGTCTCGTAGCCTGCAGTATTTCTGGTAAGTCTGAATGAAATAATTATTTAGCTATAACACTCACTGCTTATATTTTTCTAAGTCTgaaataattaattattaattacacTCACTGTTTGTACTGcacagttgatttttttttgattgtttgGGAAAGCTAATGGTATCAActaaagctagctagctagctagctataagTTAACTAAAAGTCCTGTTgacaggtaacgttaacgttaaagtTAACGCTAATCGTTCATTAAAATATTCTCAGCTGAGTcattttaaataatacattCAATTTTATCTGTTGTGTATCCACTACGGAATATTATTAATAGCATACGCCGGTTACCTTAAAgttactgctaac
It encodes the following:
- the LOC120560068 gene encoding trichohyalin-like codes for the protein MFRSIFGLKFFARPRSSGGMDSSLKKSKRRSERPLSPEDLNPPTILREHGRWCERPSSSGGTNPSTIVKERRQRGEGPLSCAENQPSITRQQERRDVRSLFIVGTNPSTTMKERRRKGESPLSCTEHKPSTTRQQVRRGESPSTSSSEDKQPSTPRRQQAWRGESSLSSSSEDDERSTTRQRVRRFESPSSSSSEDKQPTTPRRQQAWRGESPSSSSSEDDQRCATRLLVRRDVSSLFIVGTNPSAITKERRQRGESSLSSSSEDDQRSTTRQPVRRFVSPTSSSSEDKQPSFPRRQQAWRGESPSSSSSEDDQRCATRLLVRRDVSSLFIVGTKPSTITKERRQRGESSLSSSSEDDQRSTTRQPVRRFVSPTSSSSEDKQPSFPRRQQAWRGESPSSSSSEDDQRCATRLLVRRDVSSLFIVGTNPSAIMKESRQRGESSLSSSSEDDEPSTTRQQVRRFESPSSSSSEDDQRSTTRQQERRAERPSSSSSSSTTRRQQERSPLSINLSASKEREIIDREKQRLERESCEKMKRKNQEKESKTFGLRSRMYIWWLNCKIDRIARDIQSTFVDESYLLRHDLLRNPEKMAEKERLLDRRRELVVYKRRQEFKVEREVRKQRLKAMERRRKAESPLSRAENKPSTTRQQEQRAERPSSSSSEDSQPSTPRRQQARRGESPSSSSSEDDEPSTTRRQQQGSPLSFVDINLSTTFRQNGGIGENHLPCIDIDQPTIWWEHIRRGERPFSRGDFNPSNTLRQDGRSGDSPSSTSSSSEDDEPSATRRQQERRAESPLSINLSARKEREFIEREKQHLEEEGLKRERDRCEKMKRKNQEKERKTFSLRSRMYIWWLNCKIDRIARDIQSTFVDERYCLRHDPLRNPEKMAEKERLLDRRRELVLYKHRQEFKVEREVRKQRLKVERKEINAKKMENISELCSNSEYRAMLNFLYWPLPIRSHIYIN